In Serratia marcescens subsp. marcescens ATCC 13880, a single genomic region encodes these proteins:
- the gpmA gene encoding 2,3-diphosphoglycerate-dependent phosphoglycerate mutase encodes MAVTKLVLVRHGESQWNQENRFTGWYDVDLSDKGRTEAKAAGKLLKEEGFTFDFAYTSVLKRAIHTLWNILDELDQAWLPTEKSWKLNERHYGALQGLNKAETAEKYGDEQVKQWRRGFAVTPPELTKEDERYPGHDPRYASLSEQELPLTESLALTIDRVIPYWDEEILPRIKSGERVIVAAHGNSLRALVKYLDNLSEDEILELNIPTGVPLVYEFDENFKPTKRYYLGNADEIAAKAAAVANQGKAK; translated from the coding sequence ATGGCTGTAACTAAGCTGGTTCTGGTGCGTCACGGCGAAAGCCAGTGGAACCAAGAAAACCGCTTCACCGGTTGGTATGATGTTGATCTGTCCGACAAGGGCCGCACCGAAGCGAAAGCAGCAGGCAAGCTGTTGAAAGAGGAAGGTTTCACTTTTGACTTCGCTTACACCTCCGTACTGAAGCGCGCGATCCACACCCTGTGGAACATCCTCGACGAGCTGGATCAGGCCTGGTTGCCAACCGAAAAATCCTGGAAGCTGAACGAACGTCACTACGGCGCGCTGCAGGGTCTGAACAAAGCGGAAACCGCGGAAAAATACGGCGACGAGCAGGTGAAACAATGGCGTCGCGGCTTCGCGGTGACCCCACCTGAGCTGACCAAAGAAGACGAACGTTACCCTGGCCACGATCCGCGCTACGCCTCGCTTAGCGAGCAAGAGCTGCCGCTGACCGAAAGCCTGGCGCTGACCATCGATCGCGTTATCCCTTACTGGGACGAAGAGATCCTGCCACGCATCAAGAGCGGCGAGCGCGTGATCGTTGCGGCGCACGGCAACTCCCTGCGCGCGCTGGTGAAATACCTGGATAACCTGAGCGAAGATGAAATCCTCGAGCTGAACATCCCAACCGGCGTGCCGTTGGTGTATGAGTTCGACGAGAACTTCAAACCAACCAAACGTTACTACCTGGGTAACGCCGACGAGATCGCAGCAAAAGCGGCGGCCGTAGCGAACCAGGGTAAAGCGAAGTAA
- a CDS encoding PsiF family protein: MRLITALPLLAGLMLSTNLMAADATTATKTPSPAQAAQQKRMTDCNQQASTKSLKGADRSTFMSTCLKSEGAAASGKTLTPQQQKMKSCNADAKTKDLKGDARKTFMSNCLKKSA, encoded by the coding sequence ATGCGTCTGATTACTGCACTTCCATTGCTGGCGGGCTTAATGCTGAGCACCAATCTGATGGCGGCCGACGCGACGACGGCGACGAAAACGCCTTCGCCGGCGCAGGCGGCCCAACAGAAACGCATGACCGATTGCAACCAGCAGGCATCCACCAAGTCGCTGAAAGGCGCCGATCGCTCCACCTTTATGAGCACCTGTCTGAAGTCCGAAGGTGCCGCTGCGTCCGGCAAAACCCTGACGCCGCAGCAGCAGAAAATGAAAAGCTGCAATGCCGACGCCAAGACCAAGGATCTGAAGGGCGACGCGCGTAAAACCTTCATGAGCAACTGCCTGAAAAAATCGGCCTGA